Within the Apis cerana isolate GH-2021 linkage group LG9, AcerK_1.0, whole genome shotgun sequence genome, the region GTGGACgaaatttaatagttgaagttacgaataaagttatttggataatttatcgttcgcgtaataataattgcaaataatggCCGAGATTATACAAAAAGGGGATCAATTATAATAGCTACGAACAAatgttattcgaatattttaatgcgTTAAAGATAATCGTCTAagacgaaatattttcgaaattgtcTATAGCATGTCTTACTCGAATacgaaattacatttataaattaaactatcgaatcataataaatttttatattatatcgacaCGTTAGAATATTCTGGATTCTATGCATCGAGGTTTACAGTGAtgggcaaaatttaatattgaagttaatttaaaattgaagttgcttcgataatttattgtccaaaacaataataataatcgcgaataattataatggcaAACGGTCGAGATTATACAAAGAGCGAATCAATAATTACtgaaagtaactttattcgaaatttttaactagtgTAATATAATcatcttttgaattttattaatttttttcttcaatgaaATTTCAGAAAGTTCGATTCAAGCTCATGCATCGAAGGCGAACCTCGAGGAATGGAAAACATCCGGCGTTCGAGAAGATAGCAGGTATACGTGGAATTCCGGAACTAGTACTATTAACTATCACCgcgataataatatcgatcgtTTCGTCGAACGTTCTGGCGACGCGGAAAAAAGGGTGGGGGAAAAATTAAGGGACGACGAGCAACGATTTCTCCACTCGAGTAACGTTTGGCACTCGTCGAAATTTCGATTACAAAAAAACTCGAAGGTTAATGAGCGATCGATCACGAACGATAATTTGACCAGATTCGGAAACAAGTTTCCCCGTTTTGTAATCCCATCGTCGAACGATGCTCGAATAAGATCGAGTCAGGAATTAAATTCAATCCGCAAACGCGTTCCGCCTACGAATTCGAGAATTTCGCATCCGAAGAGGGCCACGAGGAATTCTCTCGCGAGAAGGACGTACCGAATCCCGATGAATAATTCACGattcgatgatgatgatggcaCGGCCTTGGGCCAGAATTCGGGATTCTTGGGTCGGAAGGAAGCGTTCTCGCCTACTCTCTTAGCCAAGGTCGAGTCCACGACTCCGTTCGATCACGTGGCCGCCATTAAAAAGATCACCGATTCGCTGTTGGTTCGAGGTGTTcccaaattatcttttaacgaGAATGAGAGCGTCGAGAATCCCCACCCATCCTCCATTTCCCCCACTCACGCTCACCAATCGTCCATCAATCGTCACTGGACCTCGAAACGGTCCAACAGGACGAAAATTCGTCGCCCATCCCCGCCtcatttttcgtccaattcgaagaagaagaacaatcAGAATAAGATCGTCAACAAGAATAATTCTTCCTTCGATTCGAGCTTGAAGAATTGGCCGAACACCGGCATTCAGAACGCCGAGGATTTCCACAATTACGATAAGTACACCTCCTCCGTGGAACGCAATCCGATCAAACTTGAGATCGCGCACGATCCACCCATCCGAAATTCCAGTTTCGATCATCACTCTGTTTCCCAGAGACCGATCTCCAATCTCCAAGAAATAGTCCATTGGATGAAGATTCCTGCCTTCGTGACGAATGGTAGTCACATCGTAGAGGCCGAGCAAATCGATAATCCTGTCAGCGTCGCTTTCGATTCCCTTTATCAAAATTTGGAACCGAACGAACCTTCCAACCTTCCCAATAAACCTCAAATACCGAGACCAGGTTTCGTTTATCCCGTTCATCGTCCGGATTACACGGAAAACGTGGTTCCAAATCGATTGGAGAACGTTCTCGATCCGTCGAGAAACAAGAGCGAAAATCCTCTCGTTCGAAATCCTCAAACCCACGTATTCCAGAACACCGTGGTTCATTTCATAAATCTAGACTCGAGGAGGCCTGACAATGCGTCGAGAATACCTCCGGCACACATCCGACCCATTTCCTCCTCCAACGCTTTCGtgtcttcttctcctccccccATTCCTCCGCAGTCGTATCCTTCTTCGAGCACCTCGAAGCCAGGGGGTCCAAACAGGGTCCACATAGGCTTCACTTCGTACGAAGAGAGCAACAATCCGTTATCCAACCGGAAACCTCAAACCCCGGTGGTAACTTACGACCAGAATTGTCCCACGATTCTCATAAACTCGTACACGAGGATCAACAATACGATACAGAGCAAACAGGGTTGCACGGATCTGAACATCGTCATCAATTCCCACGTGTTCAACTCGAACGTGTACAAGTCGTCCACTCCCTCTCCCTCGACCACCGACCACAAGATCGATTCTGAAAATTACCAGAATTATCACGTGGATAAATACGTTGGTGCTTCTGGAACTGTTGTCGACGATTATTATCGACCCGTTCCTATTTACCGACCCCCCACTCCCCAAAACGATCCACAAGTGAACGAACAGATTCTCGAGCAAAACCAGGTACAATCAGATACCGACTTCGAAGTGGTGCAAGACACTCAGATCAGCATCACGAATTCGGGCCAAGTTGCTCAAACTGATTCGGATTCTGCTGGAACGATTGGTCAGACGAACGATCCTTCACCCGTTAATTCTCTCGTTCGTCCGGCTGTGGCGCCACCCGCCAATTCCAATTCAGACGCTTCCACAGgatcctcctccctttctccAGCTAACAGTCTGCCCTCTGCCAGTCTGTCTCGTCCAAtcgaggacgaggacgaggacgaggactACGATTTGTCCCCAACCGGTATTATGGACTCCATAACCTCGGCCTTCGCCTATCTCACGTTCGATCCTTTGCATTACGGCTTCTTCAGCTTGGCGGCTGCTCCCTTCACCGCGCTTGCGGCCGGTATCCTCGGCGTAGTCACGTTTCTCTATCCTTGGCTGTTCCCTAGCTCGTTCGGTTTCGCAAGGGCCAACGATAATACGGGAAACGGTTATTGGTCCGGTTTCGAGGAGGTGGTTAGACAGTCTATGGAGAGGTACGGAAGGATGAACGAGTGGAAGagcaagaggaagaagaggaagagatgaAACGAATATATCGTTTTCTGGATCGTTtcgtctctttttctctctctctccttttttcgctCGAAGATCATTCGAGGTTTTGAAGGTCTCGGATGAAAATATACGCTGCGCGATTACaaggattattattttcgtcgttttaatttttttaaaaagctttaaataattaattcgtatattttatttcatatatatacatatatatatatatatataattcatcgattatttattaaggaaGGGGAAACCGGTGTGTAGAATAACGTTTGTTTATCAGGCAATTAACCTCGCCAACGGTAGCTTTAAATCTAATGTGTTAACGAGTAAGTAAGAGTACGAGAAAGTATTTTTAGTCGTTGAAACGCTGAACACGGAACAGTATTACAGATGTAACGCGATCACTTTTGTTCGAACCACTTCTTCACGGAGAATTTCTTAGGGCATTGCTAGTACTTGTGCCAGTGAAATGTAACCTGAAATAAACCAATATGCGACAAACGaacaaatttgcatttttttctttctttctaaccACGCAACACGTATTATTCACGTATTCTCTATTGATACAGAGACGGGAACGTCTCCGAATATTATCCTTGACGCATCGGTattccataaaattaattcccaAAAATAATATCCTCGCTCGAAAACCCACATTCCAAAAGCTGGAAGGCGAATGACAAAGATGAACGAAATTAAGATTAACGAAATAACCAAGTTTTTTCCAAAGTTTCGCAGAGCAAGGTCACGCAAAGGTAAGGAAACGTCGATCCCTccgttttaaaatcattttattctctctctttctctctcttcgaatCTCGCTTCAACTCGACCGACTTAATCGAGCAATTTCGTTTCCAGTATCCGACCGAACGACACGCAACGCCGCATAAAAGATCTTCAGCACATCGATCAGTCGTTAAGAACGGTGGCCACCCAATTGTTGAACGTGACGAATGGCGAACAGCAGCCGGCCAAGATCCTCGACAACGCGATCAAGAAGGGGATGGAAAAATCGGCGACGAACGACGAGGCGGGCAACGATCGGCACCCGATCGGCGTTGGATTCGGCAGGCCGATCAACTCCAAGTTCAGCTACTTCGAGACCAGCCACCCGGGCCAAGCCATGGCCATAACCGAGGAGGAGCTCGAGAAGGAGATGGCGTCGACGCGTCTGATCACGGCGTACAAGAATCACGCGACGACCACGGGCGGCATATCCACGTGGATCCTGCTCAATCCGCCGTCGACCACCGTGAAAACGTTGCTCGAGGAGCGAAAGAAGACGAGGCAACCGATCCCCGAGACCGAGGAGGCGAGGATCACGCCTTCGGCGGTGGACACCGCGGAGGAGAGAACGGCCACCACGGAGAAGGCCGTAACGCTCGTCCCCGCGGAAGAAGAGTCGGTTACGAGGAAATCTTTCGTCCTTCCTACGACCACGAGCAAGATCGAgtcgaaattggaaaaagtGGAACAAGGGACGGAGAAGGTGTCGGAGGTTATCCAGAGCACGACCGTTTCGAAGATTGCCCAGGTGCCTACCGATAATTCGGAGTTTACGTACGTGAACGCCACGAGGAAGAATCAGACGGCGAGTCGAACGACTCCTAAACCGAAGATAGCCATCACGAAGACCACGGTCCTGGCTTCGAAACCCTCGGTTTCGAAGACGCCCAATCGGCCCAATCTGCAGAACAGGCCGAAGCATCCGAGCAGAAATCGGACCACTGTTAAACCGGACGTCGGTAAGAACGAGAGCGTTTCGGTCGGCAAGATAGAGAAGGTGACGTTCAGACCTGTCCAGATGATCGCCGTTCCGAAGAGCACCGAGAAGCCTATGTTCGTGACCAAGATCAAAGCGTCGATCCTGATGGACAATCAGAAGGCCACCACCCCTCAGACTTCGACGAGTGGAAGCGCGGTCGCTTCGACGACCTCGAAACCGACTTCGACCGACGACCACCCGAGCCTGCCCCCTGCGGAGGCGCCCGTCTCGAAGCTCAAACCAGTCGGGACGAAGGTGAACAACGTGTTGAAGGTGCAGTTGAGGAAACCCGTGGACGAGACGAGGATCGAGATCGAGCCGATCAAGGTGAACGCCCCCGTGTTGAAGATCGAGAAGGtggagaagggggagggttTGGCGCACGACGCCAAGATAGACCTGATGAAGTTCGATTTCAATCCCGAACTGACCAAGATCAACGTCGATCaatcgtcctcctcctccacttcTTCCTCGACCACCACACCCTCCACCAcctctccttcctctcccacctcctcctcctcctcctcctcctcttcctcctccaccaccaccaaGAGGCccaagagaaagaagaacaaGAACAGAAGGAGGAAACCGATCGCTTCGACGACCACGTCCACCACGACTGTCGTTCCCAGCTCGCCGATGCCAGGCTTGACCGAGGAAGCCGAGCTGGGAACCGAGATTCCCGAGGAGGGGGCTGAGAACGGGATAGCGCAGGAGTCGAAGATAGCGCCCGAGACGAAGGTGGGGCacaagacgaagaagaagccTGCCCCCGCATCCGGGATCAGCTCTCAGATATACAACTTTCTGAGCCGAGAGGTGATGCCGAGCTTCGGCGTCATGTCTTTGGTGGGCCTCGGCCTGGGCCTGGCCTCCTACTTCCTCTACCCGTTCGGCGGAACCGCGACCAGGAGGAATTACGTGGAGGTGGAGCCGAAATACAAGTACAACTTCGAGGAATACGGGGGGAATTACGGGCAGAGCGAGGAGGAGGTCCTCTCCAAGGTTCTTCAAGGGATGACCACGGACGAGACCAAGGGCCACCAAGGGTCGAAGGTGTTCGAGGACAACTACTACGCGTACCAGCGTTACGACCAGCCCTTCGACCACCGCCAACCGCAGTCGACCAACAGGAACGGCGAGCAGCAACGTTATTCCTCCCCGACCTTGTCCTCGCCCGTCTATCACCCCCCGGAGAACACGGCCCCCTCGCACAAGTACACCGATTACCGTTACTATTCCGACCCCTCCAGCACCCCTCCAAACCCGTACCACGACCACGGGATAGTCAGGCATCGGGAGTACGTGGTCGGTTCAGGTGCTCCAGGCTCGGCGAATCGGCAATTCGTCGTCGGCAGCGTTCCAAACGCGTACCCTACCTCTTACGAGGAGAAGATCCTCTCCTCGAGCGTTGGAAAATTGGGGAACGGTTACGGGGGGGAGGGGATAGCGACGGAGAGCAGCGGCCAGACGCGTACCGGCTACGACGCGACGAGCCAGAACTTCAACAACATGGGCACCGTTCAGAATTACGGCCAGATCAAGACGGCGAGGCCCGCCGTCGACGAGGGTTACGAGGAGGTGGAGATCACCCCAACAGCGGTCGCCGTGGAGCACGGGCCGAGGTCCCTGAGGATTAAAAGATCCGCGCCGGGATCGTCGGCAAGGGATAGGAGGGATTCCTCGTCCGTGATTCAAATAATTCCCTCGAAACGGGAgctggaggaggagaggagggaggaggagttGAGCAACGAGATCCTCGACATCATCGACTCTGCCCTACCGGCGGAGGGAGATTACGAGGAGGACGGgacggggaggaggaagaagaagaaggagggggTGGAGGCGGAGGACGAACTCGAGAACGAGAAACGGGACTCGAGCACCGTCGTTTCGTCGACGAGGACGATCGAATCGTCCTCGTCCACGTCCtcgtcctcttcttcctccttggAAAATTCCGATTCCGAGGGGGAGGCGAAAGGTACGAGCACCGTCGAGAGCGTGACGATCGATCCGAAGAAGCCAGCCGAGCAGAACGGTTTCAATCTCTTCAATTTCGTGAAGAAGATCGCCGAGATCAAGTTCCGGCTCGGTCTCACGCTTCTTAAACACGCCAGCGAGGGTTTCGCCAGATATCTCGGCCACGTGCAGAAGAGGATCAACGGGGAGGAGTGAGACGGAGGTGGAGTCCTCTCCTCGGTGGAGACGGCTGGACTCGAGCGACGATTCGTAGCGTCAGCTAAGCTCGCGGCACGTACCCGCCTTGTATTCCTCGAGGACCTcgtttcgaaggaaaaaggaaaagaaaaacggaaATCGCGTCATTGACGCTCGAATATCCGAGAATATCTTTCCGATCGAATCTGAAATATCTtcgtcgtttccttttttttctttgtatctttactttttttttttttttcaggaaagaaatattcgtttcTGAACCGATAAAGATGATTCCTCGATGACGATTTTCGTCGAGAAAGTAACATTTGTCTTATGCTTAGGAACGAATATTTCCCCCTTTCTAGTGAAAATGATGAAGTTATTTTAGCTCATCTAGACGACTCATCTTTTGTTAGTTTTACTCTAAGGATGAAGATCTGAATCTAatgcgttctttttttttaacttataaatattcttacgtaatttttatcgtttacaATATATGCAAGTTAATGGTTTAAACTTAAATCATCGGGATTGGATCAAGAAAGGAAGATTATTCCTGGACAGCAAGAACAAGAAgctttaaacaataaataggATTTCTCGCACGGAGTGCTAAAAACGTGCATTCTATGATAGTTTTCTCGAAACCATCAGAAAATTTCGAAGGTTTGGATAGGAAGAGAAAGGTTTTGAAAGACTAGCAGCGAAAAATTccattcctttatttttcgagCGACTCTTTTCTTCGATCGGTATCTTTAGAATCggtatttatatcttttattaaatattcagacCGAGCATCGAAATGTAaagtataaatacatatacatatatatatatataaataaataaataaataataaataagataagtgTCTACGTGTTATCCTgatatgtgtataaatatatgaagaaacttgtaataaaaatctatttttcctATCTGCGGAACACATTTGTTTTTCGACgaaacaattaacaattaacaattaaactcGTTGCCAAACGAATCCGTATGTATCGAtcgatatatgtaaataagatatatatatatagatagactTAAAACTATACAGATTTGTCATGTACACCATCAGCTTcttaaactttaataatttgctaatttcatttttatatatttcaaaagttgtgcctatttttttttcttttctaaattttgtcTCCATTTCTCCGTTTCTACGAATTATCAAATACTTTGTTTCCCGatcaatttctttatcataGTCTCGTCGTGG harbors:
- the LOC108000528 gene encoding uncharacterized protein LOC108000528, with protein sequence MRMKLLKIVVVLLVLGSSDARPQRTESSIQAHASKANLEEWKTSGVREDSSIRPNDTQRRIKDLQHIDQSLRTVATQLLNVTNGEQQPAKILDNAIKKGMEKSATNDEAGNDRHPIGVGFGRPINSKFSYFETSHPGQAMAITEEELEKEMASTRLITAYKNHATTTGGISTWILLNPPSTTVKTLLEERKKTRQPIPETEEARITPSAVDTAEERTATTEKAVTLVPAEEESVTRKSFVLPTTTSKIESKLEKVEQGTEKVSEVIQSTTVSKIAQVPTDNSEFTYVNATRKNQTASRTTPKPKIAITKTTVLASKPSVSKTPNRPNLQNRPKHPSRNRTTVKPDVGKNESVSVGKIEKVTFRPVQMIAVPKSTEKPMFVTKIKASILMDNQKATTPQTSTSGSAVASTTSKPTSTDDHPSLPPAEAPVSKLKPVGTKVNNVLKVQLRKPVDETRIEIEPIKVNAPVLKIEKVEKGEGLAHDAKIDLMKFDFNPELTKINVDQSSSSSTSSSTTTPSTTSPSSPTSSSSSSSSSSSTTTKRPKRKKNKNRRRKPIASTTTSTTTVVPSSPMPGLTEEAELGTEIPEEGAENGIAQESKIAPETKVGHKTKKKPAPASGISSQIYNFLSREVMPSFGVMSLVGLGLGLASYFLYPFGGTATRRNYVEVEPKYKYNFEEYGGNYGQSEEEVLSKVLQGMTTDETKGHQGSKVFEDNYYAYQRYDQPFDHRQPQSTNRNGEQQRYSSPTLSSPVYHPPENTAPSHKYTDYRYYSDPSSTPPNPYHDHGIVRHREYVVGSGAPGSANRQFVVGSVPNAYPTSYEEKILSSSVGKLGNGYGGEGIATESSGQTRTGYDATSQNFNNMGTVQNYGQIKTARPAVDEGYEEVEITPTAVAVEHGPRSLRIKRSAPGSSARDRRDSSSVIQIIPSKRELEEERREEELSNEILDIIDSALPAEGDYEEDGTGRRKKKKEGVEAEDELENEKRDSSTVVSSTRTIESSSSTSSSSSSSLENSDSEGEAKGTSTVESVTIDPKKPAEQNGFNLFNFVKKIAEIKFRLGLTLLKHASEGFARYLGHVQKRINGEE